GTGATGAACAACACCCTCATCTTTGACCATCCACAACATTCCGGAAAGTGCACAGATTTTCACAAACTAATGGCAGATTTCAAGACCCTTCATGGAACTAAAATTATTCAATGATGTGAAGTTTACAGCTCAAAAGTTCCTTCAATTAAAACTGTTCCTTCGTCTCTAAGCAATATAAAAAGTTAGATACCCCTCTCAGTAATCCACCTTAGACCAAGACTACTTGCAATTCCATTCCTGGATCCACAATCATTTAGTCATACAAATAACCAACTCATCTCAGGGGAAAAGTAATGTAGATGAATAAGCTACGATACATACTTAAGATTGCAAgtagttttttttcctttttaatttaTGAGTACGTGTATTAACATTTTTCATGCTTACATTCCTTAACATGCCTCTTCCATAGACTTGTACAACACTATAGGTCTGTTTGGATAGCataatttaggaaaaaaatattttaaatattatcCTCGCATCAAAAACACAAATTCCAAGAACCTTTTTATCTCaaatatatcacatcacaaaagtgctatagtattattccaaataatctcaTATCCAAACACACactatgtttttctttttctataatTTAATATCTGTTTGGAAGCTCCCCAGTAATTCAGTAACTCAATTCACCAAAAGCACCACATGTTAAGGAAGGTTTACTACCATGGTTATCTCCATAATCAACAACACACCGGTAACAACCACCTCATTTCAGACGATCATATATTGCAACTAAATCATTTGCAAAGTTCCCGTCAGAATTAGTTTGTTAGTGTTTCTTTTACCACTTTTAACGAAAAAATTAGCTAACAAGAGAACCAGAAACATATATTGCAAGAGTACAATAAAATCACCGGGCTATTTTAGAAGCATCGACCAAATCTAAACTGAATTACCAAAAAGTAAATCAGGCAACAGCAtctttaatgaaaaatattcaaATGTTAGGCCCAGGACAGACCCAACAATTAGCACCAGAAATCACACAGCAGGAATATATTTGGCCCAGACATATTGACGAAATGGAAGTAAGTTTGACATAATTTACAAGAAGATATCTTACTACGGCCTGTAACTTTAGAATGCTAGCGGCTTGCTCAGCTGACCTAGCAGACAATTTTCCCAAATGTTTGGCCTACATAAATGCAAGGCAACATATAAAATTCAACGATCGGTAAATTTTGGGGTCCTTGCGCATGTGAGGGGTAGGAAAGTACAAGACTACAATGTAATAATAGCCACCTTTTGCTCAAGAATACTAGACAGAGATTTAACATCAGCACGTAGAGTATGAATATCAGTAGCTGTCTCTTTGTATTTACTCAGCTGACTCTGCATATGGCCCATTTCCACAGGAAATGAAGAAACCAAAGCTTTGAACTTTGCAATGATTTCTTTTCTACCTGAAAGGAATGAATATCAATCAGAATTATCTGTGCTGTACAAGACACACCaatcactgaagaaatgaatttCATAGAAACAATGGATGCCTCATACTGGGTTCTCTTAATGCTTCTTCCAGCTTGACTTCAATaagatttttttcatttatatacTTCTGTATCCCTTTTTCCAGCTCAGTGATCCTCAAATCAGCAACAGAGGCAGATCGATGGTTAATATCGAGCAATTCAACTCTCAAATGCATTTCCTTTTCCCTCCAGGCCAAATTGTCTTTCTCAACCTAATAGTCAGAACAAGTAAAGAACCAGAATAAGAGCAAATTCCTCTTGATAAAAAACGGAAATGAGATGTAAATGAAACTACCGACCAGCTACAACCTGTAGTTTCTCATAGAGTGCTTGATATTGGACTATATCTGCTTTAACCTTCGTAGCTTGATCTTTCAAAAGGAGATAAGCTTGTGAAGAGCAAATTGACTTGATATTTTTCAAAGTGTTCTGCTAAGATTAAAATCCATTCATCAGTGAGTACAATGGAAAAGAGCAAACCAACAAGatcaaaattttgcaatttcTTAGTGGAACAAAAAGCCAGCAAACCTGCAAAGTGGATAAGTGCTTCAATACATCTATCCTTTCTTCATGAAGACGCTTCAGTTCTAATAGCCGACAAGACGATTGATCCTGATCACATATCAAATGAGTCAAATATAATTAACCAGTTGCCCAATACCACACGTCATATAGAAAGCATGGTGGATTACCAATAAGTTGCTAAGTGCTGACTCCATGTCCTGCAGATCCTTTTCTTTATCTCTGGACTTGTCAACAGCAACAGCCTTATTACCCAGATTAAGGATGGGGAAAATTGGCCCCTTTCCTGCATCTTTTTCTGCTTTTAGAACTGCTAATTGATGATTACTTTCCTCAAGTTCTGCTATAGTACTTTCCAACTCCTCTTTACATAGACAAACAAAAAGATGAATCACTACAAAAAAGATTCGTGACCAAAAAGATATTTTACATGTATCCCTGTAACTATTGGttgaaaggaaacaaaaaagaaaaggaggaaatcattttatacaaaaaagaaataaagttACTTTAATAGCCCTAACTTATGAATACAATGTTCCCAACAATCTATATGGAGTAGGTCACAAGATAATCATAAACGAGGAACAACATAAAGCCAAAAAGAGCTATTCATGGTACTCTCAACATAAATAATCCATCAATGCCATACCACAAGGATAATCAGAAAGAAAGCCAAGTATAACTGTAAGTAAACCGCTTGGATGAATCAAAAAGATCTTGGAACATTGCcaacaaaaaagtgaaaaacatCTATATCTCCATGAAACAGACAAAATGCACCTCTTAAATGCTTCAGTTCAGCTTTACTCTTTGCCTCTGAATCCTTGTGCTTTTGCAGTTCAAAAGCCAATGATTTGTGCTTTGAATGAAGATTGCCTATACTCATTCTTACATTCTTAACTTCTGCCTGCAAGTCTAGAGATGTCCTTTGCCGGTGTGATCCTGAAGTAGAGGGAGACATCTAGTCTTGATTAACACATTAAACCCTGAAAATTTTGGTAAAGCAACATGGTTGGATTATCTTCAAGTAAAACAGTACATAGAATTTATCTTACCATCTTCAGAAAATGCACTCAAAGCTGTACTGCATAAATTATCCTTTAACTTCCATTGATGATCAACGGCAGCTAGAATTGTATGCAATGTGTTCCTGATCTTTTTGCTGTCTTCATGATTACCCTCTTCTGTATTGTTTGTGACGTTACAGGTAGAACTACTTTCAGTTGCTCCTGTCACTAAAAGCCGGCTTAACAAAGCATCATCAGGTGAAGCATCCCTTGAAGAAAAGGTGTCACTAGGAGAAGAACCACCGCCTAAGAAAAGGAACAATGCACATCAGCAACAGCTTTGTTATGTATGCAGCTCAACCACTCAAACATCAAAGCAGCATACATGAAACTAAAGAagatataaaattaattaaatcagAAACATAAGCAGAAAGTTcatgaaaagaaataatttatTTTCATTCTCCATGAACTGTATCACAGAAGAATAAATTAAACTAATACATAACCccaaaacaaaaaccaaaaaaaaaaaagaaaataataagctCTCGGAAAACATGAAAAAGTACTGGAGACAAAGCATGAATTTCTGGTAAACAGGATATGCTATTTAGTAATTCAATAATATGTGGTGCAGATGTCTGTCTGTTTTTACAACATAGAGTGGGGGTAAAGAAGGCAGTGAGAGGTATGCAACAGCAAAAAATTTGCCAGGGTCGGTATCTGATGGCATGGTTTTTAATTTACTATGGCCAATCCTCAAAGCTCAGCAACATTAACCATTTGGAAAATATCACAAATTCTAAGAGCATGACAAGCACCTTAACAAACAAGcaagtttgagaaaaatacatCTCAACCCTTATCCTAAATTGGCATGTTTGAAACTTGAAACAACCTGAAACAATATACCTGAAATCAATCTCTATTACAGATCGAAAGAAGGTTATTAGATGACACCTGACAACTGTCCATTCAAATTCCAAGTTCCTGATCAAACTATTACACGGCAGAATATTCTTACAACCAACAAGTATTATAGATTATGAGATGCTAAACAATTAGCAATACTGAATGGGGACAATATTTGAAACAACTATGAAGAaggcaaaaggaaaaagggaaagatACCATTATAAGGCAAAGGATTTGCACCATCTCTGACAAGTAGATCTTTGACACCTCGCTCACATTTCGCACAGTCATTTGTGTGTATAGAATGTGATTCCAAGTCCTTAACAGTCTGCAAgacagaagaaaaagaaaagattagaATAGGAGTCAAACCTTACCATCTAGAGTCCAGACATATGAGACATAACACTGGAAAAGTAGTATCAAGGACATTAGATAGATGGATACCTCTTCCCAGGAATTACTGACAACTGCAACAACGTTCTCATATGGCAGTTGTTTCACCGTCAGCTTACCAATTTTCTCCTTGAAATCAATAATCTCGATTTTCTGTGCTTCTAATTTCTCAACGAGCTTctgattttgaaatttaagCACTGCCGCATCCAGCTATATGATCGAAAGAATAAAGGACAATAAGGAAGACCATAAACATCTGCCAAAACAATGAATAAACAAAGGTGCAATTGGCAATTTACAAGTAAGCAAAAGTTATTATGACAATTACCGCACATGCCATgtgaaatatacaaataaagTGCCCACACGTAATTATCTATATATGCATATGTATACATGTGGGCATATACATGTCTAGGTGTTTGTGTTTGTGTTTGTTTAAATATAAATGTGTACATATGTACACGGGACAGACTTCCCCACATTAAAGTCCTCAAAACTTTAACTGATTGAGTTAACATATAATGCATGTTAGAGGACCCTATTGGAACAAACAATTAAGGACAGAATTAAGCAGTAGCATAAGATTCTCTTCCCCTCGTTTTTCTGTCCTGTGTTTTTCAGGGCCACGGGGTTGCAAAGCAAAATCTATAAGGCTGACCACGCTACATTTACACCCTAAGCAATCCTAATCAAATTCACTTAGATTAGCTGGGGCTtcaattttaccaattcaataaAGCATAAGTTCTATTCAAGATTAGATTTTTAAGGCACAAGATGGCCAAGAATGCTCTACTTAGTTCTTTCTTCTTCTATATTAGTCATAAGACATTCTTTATCTGTTCAAACCtaaaaattttattcataaaaagaAATATTCCATCTAATTTATTACTTAAAGCCTATTAAATGCAGAAAGTATAGGTTACACAACTTAGAAAATATGCATCTACAACAGAAAACACTCAAAAGGACTCCAGATCCTGGTTCACAACATCTCGGTCAGTATTTATTTTCTCAGGCTCCAGCTCCAATAATTGAGATAACTAAAATCAAAGCCACATTTGAGCTTGAGCCTGGAAAACTTCAATTGCAGATAGGGCCTTAAACAAATCAAGCCCAACAATTTATTGAGGCTCAATTCTTTGCATCCTTTAAACCTCACCACccctttaaatcatcattttaacaacaaaaaCTATTCGGCAACATTAAATAAGTGAACCTTGTACTCCAACTCAAGAATGATTTCTGAGGGAAACTAAAACTCCATGGGGTGGAAATTCTGTCAATGTGGGGTCTTTGTAATAAATTTCCAGCATAATCAGTAAGACATCTATGACCGAGTTTAACTACAACCAGGATTAGTTGCCAACTGAAAATTTTATGTTCAGCACTGAACCAGAATGCACATCTCTGATATACAAATGCCTACCCAATACTCTCCACTGAATGCATAGAGAAGAAAAGAATCCCACATGTCCTCATGCATTCCTCCTCATATGCCCCATAAATGAAGATCAAAGAAGAATATGTAAACTTAAAAGGTGAAAAGCAATAAAAATTGCATACTAAAGCCAAAACATATTCCACTGTTATTAACGTATAAGTCCTGGATACTAGCAATATCATTGTTTATGCAAATAGTATCATGCACCCTAGCCCTAAACAAACTTAGCCTAGATAAATAATTAAACAGGAAACTTCATTGGATAAGAAACATGGGTCGCAATTCCACGTCTTGGATTTAGCAATAACAATACCTACAAATATGGTTCTACGTTATAAGCAAAACTACAAGGGGAGAGGGATGTCTATAAAGTTCAAAAACAGATGATTGGGATACTCATGAACTGtaaaggaggagaagaaaacACATGGTAACAATAAAAGCCAAAAGACACACAAAATGCTAAATGGGTGGGAAAACGAGCAACTATTGTTGACTTGAATTATAAACAACATAGACTGAAACTTGAATGTGCTTTGCAGAATAACAGCAAAGCTACAAGAGATTACAAGGACTCCTTAACTCACTCAATTGGGAAAAAATTATTCTCAACCTCAAGAAAACTGAAAACTGGCCATCCGTTTTACAGCTTCCAGAACTATGCAAACAATAAGATAGAAGGATCCAAGACACAGCTAAATGTCTGTTTCCAGTTACAAGGTATCAGAGGACCCCACAAGAAAATGCTCACCACTTGTGAggatattaaatttttttaaaaaatgcaaacaaacaaACTAGCCCCTTTGCCCAAACAAATTCAGCTTctttaaatccaaaattggatGCTTTGAAAGCAAGCTTCAATTACTAGCTTGAGCTTCACCAGGTTACatcataaacaaatttcaatgaACACAGACGAATCCAACATTTAATGCTTTCACACAATGACCATGGCAAAGGACAATATTGAAACCACTCTCAAGTGCATTATATCACCAATCCATTAGAGGTAACCAGAAGACTAATAATCCATgtcatcaaatcaaatcccacaaatGGCTGAATTCATGATCTCCAAATGACCAGTCTTCTATTTTAAATTCAAGTCATTATTTTGCAGCTATAGTATTGGGCCCACAAAAATGAAATCCAACGTAAAATAACTCCCAATAAGCATAATGTCAACATTCGTTCACTGAGATCTCCAACCAGCATTACATAAATGCAGTAGCATACTAAATTTAAAGCGATTACAGCGAATCTTCATGGTAACTCATGCATCAGAAACAATTCCAAACTCATGCAAATGACAAGAAGAGAACCAAAAGGAGTAGAGTAGAACACTAAATGTGATTTTGAcactaaagaaaaatgaaattacctTTTAGTGACTAAATGTAATCTTGACACCTTTTCCACTAAATTTTTTCATGTTTctgaaattttctgaaataGAAAGGATCTGGAAAATATTTCACTCTAATTTCAAACAAGTTCTCATTACTTCCTGAAACAAAAATCTAAGGAAATGGCTGTTCACAGCAGGCGAATCAAACTTGTCAGCAacaacaatcaaataaatccaaCTCATGCCATTTTTGGTAATGAGATATTTACAAGGAGATGCTAGCTTCATAACCAAAACCCCTTGTGTGCTAAAAGTGCATCAATCACATCAAACAATATTGCCCTGGCCAACAGAAACTGGTTTACAGCCTCAGCATGCAACTCAGCATTAACATCCTTTCAATAAATGTGATGTCATAACATCTGCTACTATTCTATCTCACCACTACCAAAAGCAACTGTCGAGGTCAAATCATTCAAGATTTACCACAGATGATTTCCGAACTGTCAGTAGTAATCAGATCAGGAAAAAAAGAGCTAAGAAGCACATCTAAATAAATTTAATAGGGACAAATTTTATAGCCTCCCCCAGTGACTTCAATGGCAGATGATACTAACCAAGCAACACACAAATTGAAAAGTTCATCCAGCAATTCTCGCTGACTAGCAACAACAAGGCAACAagatttggaaaaagaaaacaaggggGAGGAGGGTTGCTCATTCCAACCACTGAGAGTATTCAAGCTAGCAAATAGAGAAGCACACAAAATGGAACTTTGTGCAAACCCTATAACAAGTTCAATCGAAACAGCAACTTGgcatacaaaatttgaaaaatcaaagaaattccAATCAGATTTCGGAAGAAATTTTGCAACTTAACATAAATATCATGCAAACCCCAAACtaaatttagtctaaaatccaaatagtcaaaaaaaatttcaagaatttaAGCAAAAAGAGCCAGAAACAACCCAAATTCACTTCAAAAGCCAGCAAAATCAAGACCTTTAAAcagccacaaaaaaaaaagatgcccaaataaaagaaatacatAAATTGTAAAAGTTCACCTTTTTATCCTCAGATAATGGCATAAAAGGATGCTTCTTGGCAGCAGCACCAGTAGGTGATATGGAGCTAAATTGACGCCGCTTTCTATCTGCTTCTCCTGTGCTCCCCATTATACTCTTAGAAAATATCCCAACTGAAAACCCTAGCAATTTCTAATAATTTCCCCTAACCTAAAACTACCATTCAACCAcccaaaattcacaaaaaccctaaaaagtatTAAACCAAATCAATTAGATAGATATAATTCAAACCTATATGTACCTATCTTTacaccaaacatatatatacatgcataGGTTACCTATGACTGTCAAAACTTCAACTTAATCCAAAtttactacaaaaaaaaaaaaaggaaacaaaaaggaaaaaaaaacgtAGGTTTCTGAAGATTAAGTGCTGTCAAAAGAATAAGCAAAAAAGAggaatttatatttttgtagCCTTTCTTTTCATCTGTGTCCTTTCtctttctctatctctctctacAGAGAAGAGGTCGTCTGAGAAGTgagaatctctctctctctctctccaaaaaGGATTTGATATATGGAAAAGAaagacatttaaaaaaaaataaaaaggagggGGGGTTTCGGGAAAAAAAACGGATTGGAACAAGAAGGGAATTGAAAAATATTCggaagggtaaatttgtcaatcTGACCAATGGGCCAAACCTTACGAACTGTTCGCTTGATGCTGTTCAAGAAATCCCAGTAAACGAAGGACGGCGATCAAGTAACATGTTGGGTATGGAATATCTGTCACCGCACGAGGGGATTGGTCAAAGTAATGGAATCACAATTGGGTCCTTCTTCTGGGTCtcgactcttttttttttttttggtcaaaattctGGGTCTCGAGTCTCGACTCCAGTGATCCAGTTTTAGCGTTGAGTGTGCCAGTGTAGCTAAGTAATTTACTATTATGCC
This portion of the Coffea arabica cultivar ET-39 chromosome 2e, Coffea Arabica ET-39 HiFi, whole genome shotgun sequence genome encodes:
- the LOC140036160 gene encoding E3 ubiquitin-protein ligase BRE1-like 1; translated protein: MGSTGEADRKRRQFSSISPTGAAAKKHPFMPLSEDKKLDAAVLKFQNQKLVEKLEAQKIEIIDFKEKIGKLTVKQLPYENVVAVVSNSWEETVKDLESHSIHTNDCAKCERGVKDLLVRDGANPLPYNGGGSSPSDTFSSRDASPDDALLSRLLVTGATESSSTCNVTNNTEEGNHEDSKKIRNTLHTILAAVDHQWKLKDNLCSTALSAFSEDGSHRQRTSLDLQAEVKNVRMSIGNLHSKHKSLAFELQKHKDSEAKSKAELKHLREELESTIAELEESNHQLAVLKAEKDAGKGPIFPILNLGNKAVAVDKSRDKEKDLQDMESALSNLLDQSSCRLLELKRLHEERIDVLKHLSTLQNTLKNIKSICSSQAYLLLKDQATKVKADIVQYQALYEKLQVEKDNLAWREKEMHLRVELLDINHRSASVADLRITELEKGIQKYINEKNLIEVKLEEALREPSRKEIIAKFKALVSSFPVEMGHMQSQLSKYKETATDIHTLRADVKSLSSILEQKAKHLGKLSARSAEQAASILKLQAVVHDLKESDKELKLILQMYRRESITSRDVLEARDSEYKAWAHVQSLKTSPKLACLKLETT